One Bufo gargarizans isolate SCDJY-AF-19 chromosome 4, ASM1485885v1, whole genome shotgun sequence DNA window includes the following coding sequences:
- the SAMD5 gene encoding sterile alpha motif domain-containing protein 5, with amino-acid sequence MCANIVYEWLKALQLSQYAESFVDNGYDDLEVCKQIGDPDLDAIGVMTQQHRKKIHDAVHRLREEEKEAASGLYFTLEPQVDSPTPDIYTSHLVEQYETKAWKEAQGHKPVSRSNKSGQLSKNLVTYPKLKLKIMIRDKLIRDGVNLSKPPFSKKQF; translated from the coding sequence GCTTTCTCAGTATGCAGAGTCCTTTGTGGATAATGGGTATGATGATTTGGAGGTATGCAAACAGATTGGGGACCCTGATTTGGATGCCATCGGCGTGATGACCCAGCAGCATCGGAAGAAGATCCATGATGCAGTCCACAGACTAAGGGAAGAGGAAAAAGAAGCTGCAAGTGGATTATATTTCACTTTAGAACCCCAGGTAGATTCTCCTACACCTGATATCTACACGAGTCACTTGGTGGAGCAGTATGAAACCAAAGCTTGGAAAGAAGCGCAGGGTCATAAACCAGTTTCAAGGAGTAATAAAAGTGGTCAACTGAGTAAGAACTTGGTTACGTATCCTAAATTGAAGCTAAAGATCATGATAAGGGATAAACTCATTCGGGATGGAGTTAATCTCAGTAAACCACCCTTCTCCAAAAAG